The Portunus trituberculatus isolate SZX2019 chromosome 49, ASM1759143v1, whole genome shotgun sequence genome contains a region encoding:
- the LOC123499218 gene encoding COP9 signalosome complex subunit 7b-like isoform X1 has product MSAANMTAGDNSSKAMGEKASQVNPMEQYLILAKQAKGAAAVQLVKQVLEAPEVYVFGELLDMPNITSLKSTPQQAPYYELLQLFAYGVYGDYVRESAKFPTLTPTMLTKLRHLTIVSMATGQKSIPLATLGTQLGLTSTRELEDLIIEAMYTDIIHGKLDQKNGILELDHAIGRDIKPEDLPNIVATLQSWCDTCDTMLSNIDQLITRANTDKERHLKHRNSLETEVLNIKASLKTQAQEGDEALVSDSRDHDKKRPVKKGIRAPTTKFWPKSS; this is encoded by the exons ATGAGTGCAGCCAACATGACAGCCGGAGACAA CTCCTCTAAGGCCATGGGAGAGAAGGCCTCGCAGGTGAACCCTATGGAGCAATACCTGATCCTCGCCAAGCAGGCCAAGGGGGCGGCGGCAGTGCAGCTGGTGAAGCAGGTCCTGGAGGCGCCTGAGGTGTATGTGTTCGGCGAGCTGCTGGACATGCCAAACATTACCAGT TTGAAGAGCACCCCACAGCAGGCGCCGTACTACGAGCTGCTGCAGTTGTTTGCGTATGGCGTGTATGGTGACTATGTGCGGGAGTCTGCCAAGTTCCCGACACTGACTCCCACCATGCTGACCAAGCTGCGGCACCTCACCATCGTCTCGATGGCCACGGGTCAGAAGAGCATCCCCTTGGCCACCCTTGGCACACAGCTGGGCCTCACCTCCACCAGGGAACTTGAAGATCTCATCATAGAGGCCATGTACACAG ACATCATCCATGGCAAACTGGATCAGAAGAATGGTATCCTGGAGCTGGACCATGCCATTGGCCGGGACATCAAACCAGAGGACCTACCTAACATTGTGGCCACCCTGCAG TCGTGGTGTGATACCTGTGACACAATGCTCTCCAACATCGACCAGCTCATCACCCGCGCCAACACTGACAAGGAGCGGCACCTCAAACACCGCAACTCCCTGGAGACTGAG GTGCTGAACATCAAAGCTTCTCTCAAGACACAGGCGCAAGAGGGGGATGAGGCTCTGGTTTCTGACTCCCGAGATCACGACAAGAAGCGTCCTGTTAAGAAGGGCATCCGAGCCCCCACAACTAAGTTCTGGCCAAAGAGTTCCTAG
- the LOC123499218 gene encoding COP9 signalosome complex subunit 7b-like isoform X2, with product MGEKASQVNPMEQYLILAKQAKGAAAVQLVKQVLEAPEVYVFGELLDMPNITSLKSTPQQAPYYELLQLFAYGVYGDYVRESAKFPTLTPTMLTKLRHLTIVSMATGQKSIPLATLGTQLGLTSTRELEDLIIEAMYTDIIHGKLDQKNGILELDHAIGRDIKPEDLPNIVATLQSWCDTCDTMLSNIDQLITRANTDKERHLKHRNSLETEVLNIKASLKTQAQEGDEALVSDSRDHDKKRPVKKGIRAPTTKFWPKSS from the exons ATGGGAGAGAAGGCCTCGCAGGTGAACCCTATGGAGCAATACCTGATCCTCGCCAAGCAGGCCAAGGGGGCGGCGGCAGTGCAGCTGGTGAAGCAGGTCCTGGAGGCGCCTGAGGTGTATGTGTTCGGCGAGCTGCTGGACATGCCAAACATTACCAGT TTGAAGAGCACCCCACAGCAGGCGCCGTACTACGAGCTGCTGCAGTTGTTTGCGTATGGCGTGTATGGTGACTATGTGCGGGAGTCTGCCAAGTTCCCGACACTGACTCCCACCATGCTGACCAAGCTGCGGCACCTCACCATCGTCTCGATGGCCACGGGTCAGAAGAGCATCCCCTTGGCCACCCTTGGCACACAGCTGGGCCTCACCTCCACCAGGGAACTTGAAGATCTCATCATAGAGGCCATGTACACAG ACATCATCCATGGCAAACTGGATCAGAAGAATGGTATCCTGGAGCTGGACCATGCCATTGGCCGGGACATCAAACCAGAGGACCTACCTAACATTGTGGCCACCCTGCAG TCGTGGTGTGATACCTGTGACACAATGCTCTCCAACATCGACCAGCTCATCACCCGCGCCAACACTGACAAGGAGCGGCACCTCAAACACCGCAACTCCCTGGAGACTGAG GTGCTGAACATCAAAGCTTCTCTCAAGACACAGGCGCAAGAGGGGGATGAGGCTCTGGTTTCTGACTCCCGAGATCACGACAAGAAGCGTCCTGTTAAGAAGGGCATCCGAGCCCCCACAACTAAGTTCTGGCCAAAGAGTTCCTAG